A genomic window from Chrysoperla carnea chromosome 3, inChrCarn1.1, whole genome shotgun sequence includes:
- the LOC123295558 gene encoding leucine-rich repeat flightless-interacting protein 2 isoform X3 translates to MDLTASSAAGGRRRAAAKTSVEDQALDQIAKEAEARLAAKRQARAEAREIRMRELERQQRELEENADRVYDMYTDPVTRTAATVRLTGSTRNTMLSNNSYMSSRRSSEDSLEDSGTLRDVRHELREIEEKFRKAMIANAQLDNDKASYTYQIELLKDKLEDLEQDHIQLQREHRDKCREHEQLKRAAAKLKEDLVFVKTQLEERDVLIAEKGLVIVVCEENGLNGYDDPDHNTSNGGNGDASENANVMKPKKALVSIENAELLESAGEGSLDVRLKRFIEEKKELEDQVRSLRIELDEERNKSRRRRPSSNTSSTIGSTITHNGPDSEYFSDLDVIDVQREANKQLADYKFKLQKAEQDIATLQGTVARLETQVVRYRAEAEASERAEDELKTEKRKLQREARESQNRVEELETANSHLQKRLDKLKNAKSTLLKEL, encoded by the exons gcTGAAGCTCGGTTAGCAGCAAAAAGACAAGCACGCGCTGAAGCTCGTGAAATCCGAATGCGTGAATTAGAACGTCAGCAACGTGAACTAGAGGAGAATGCAGATCGTGTTTATGATATGTATACag ATCCCGTAACCAGAACTGCAGCAACTGTTCGTTTAACTGGATCAACTAGGAATACAATGTTATCAAATAATAGTTATATGTCAAGTCGGAGGAGTTCAGAAGATTCCTTAGAAGACAGTGGAACTTTAAGGGATGTTCGT catgAACTTCGTGAAATAGAAGAGAAATTTCGGAAAGCAATGATTGCAAATGCACAATTAGATAATGATAAAGCATCATATACATATCAAATAGAATTATTGAAAGATAAATTAGAAGATCTAGAACAAGATCATATACAATTACAACGTGAACATAGAGATAAATGTCGGGAGCATGAACAATTAAAACGAGCGGCGGCCAAATTAAAAGAAGACTTAGTATTTGTTAAAACTCAATTAGAGGAACGTGACGTGTTAATTGCTGAGAAAGGTTTAGTTATTGTTGTGTGCGAAGAGAATGGTTTAAATGGTTACGATGATCCCGATCATAATACAAGTAATGGTGGCAATGGTGATGCTTCAGAGAATGCAAATGTTATGAAACCGAAGAAAGCATTAGTTAGTATAGAAAATGCAGAATTATTAGAATCAGCAGGTGAAGGTAGTCTAGATGTGCGATTAAAACGTTTTATCGAAGAGAAAAAAGAATTAGAGGATCAAGTACGATCGTTACGTATTGAATTAGACGAAGAACGAAATAAATCACGAAGACGACGACCTAGTAGTAACACATCATCAACAATTGGTAGTACAATCACGCACAATGGACCCGACTCTGAATATTTTAGTGATTTAGATGTAATTGATGTACAAA gagaAGCAAATAAACAATTAGCAGATTATAAATTTAAGTTACAAAAAGCTGAGCAAGATATTGCAACTTTACAAGGAACTGTTGCTCGTTTAGAAACACAAGTTGTAAGGTATCGTGCTGAAGCTGAAGCGTCAGAACGAGCTGAAGAtgaattaaaaacagaaaaaagaaaattacagaGAGAG GCTCGCGAATCACAAAATCGAGTCGAAGAATTAGAGACTGCCAACAGCCATTTACAAAAACGTTTAGATAAATTGAAGAATGCCAAATCAACATTATTAAAAGAACTTTGA
- the LOC123295558 gene encoding leucine-rich repeat flightless-interacting protein 2 isoform X1 — protein MDAIDIQPSLSPLEMSSSSVDEISNRNSDSVSCSDECLWSEIEPVKLNNDQIYNNSNSDSDDEFGDAKNDLSDLVVNGHDSKKCDNNGSSLYIEAKNDHVGEFNQKNKHSNDSSNHMNGKDYFSDFLDKCNDTAEARLAAKRQARAEAREIRMRELERQQRELEENADRVYDMYTDPVTRTAATVRLTGSTRNTMLSNNSYMSSRRSSEDSLEDSGTLRDVRHELREIEEKFRKAMIANAQLDNDKASYTYQIELLKDKLEDLEQDHIQLQREHRDKCREHEQLKRAAAKLKEDLVFVKTQLEERDVLIAEKGLVIVVCEENGLNGYDDPDHNTSNGGNGDASENANVMKPKKALVSIENAELLESAGEGSLDVRLKRFIEEKKELEDQVRSLRIELDEERNKSRRRRPSSNTSSTIGSTITHNGPDSEYFSDLDVIDVQREANKQLADYKFKLQKAEQDIATLQGTVARLETQVVRYRAEAEASERAEDELKTEKRKLQREARESQNRVEELETANSHLQKRLDKLKNAKSTLLKEL, from the exons aTGGATGCGATTGACATACAACCATCATTATCACCATTAGAAATGAGTTCGAGTAGTGTTGATGAGATATCGAATCGAAATAGTGATAGTGTTTCATGTTCAGATGAATGTTTATGGAGTGAAATAGAACCagtgaaattaaataatgatcaaatttataataatagtaatagtgATAGTGATGATGAATTTGGAGatgcaaaaaatgatttaagtgATTTAGTTGTTAATGGACACGATTCAAAAAAGTGTGATAATAATGGATCCTCGTTATATATTGAGGCGAAAAACGATCATGTTGGTGAATTTAATCAGAAGAATAAACATAGTAATGATTCATCGAATCATATGAATGGAAAAGattatttttcagattttttggATAAATGTAATGATACT gcTGAAGCTCGGTTAGCAGCAAAAAGACAAGCACGCGCTGAAGCTCGTGAAATCCGAATGCGTGAATTAGAACGTCAGCAACGTGAACTAGAGGAGAATGCAGATCGTGTTTATGATATGTATACag ATCCCGTAACCAGAACTGCAGCAACTGTTCGTTTAACTGGATCAACTAGGAATACAATGTTATCAAATAATAGTTATATGTCAAGTCGGAGGAGTTCAGAAGATTCCTTAGAAGACAGTGGAACTTTAAGGGATGTTCGT catgAACTTCGTGAAATAGAAGAGAAATTTCGGAAAGCAATGATTGCAAATGCACAATTAGATAATGATAAAGCATCATATACATATCAAATAGAATTATTGAAAGATAAATTAGAAGATCTAGAACAAGATCATATACAATTACAACGTGAACATAGAGATAAATGTCGGGAGCATGAACAATTAAAACGAGCGGCGGCCAAATTAAAAGAAGACTTAGTATTTGTTAAAACTCAATTAGAGGAACGTGACGTGTTAATTGCTGAGAAAGGTTTAGTTATTGTTGTGTGCGAAGAGAATGGTTTAAATGGTTACGATGATCCCGATCATAATACAAGTAATGGTGGCAATGGTGATGCTTCAGAGAATGCAAATGTTATGAAACCGAAGAAAGCATTAGTTAGTATAGAAAATGCAGAATTATTAGAATCAGCAGGTGAAGGTAGTCTAGATGTGCGATTAAAACGTTTTATCGAAGAGAAAAAAGAATTAGAGGATCAAGTACGATCGTTACGTATTGAATTAGACGAAGAACGAAATAAATCACGAAGACGACGACCTAGTAGTAACACATCATCAACAATTGGTAGTACAATCACGCACAATGGACCCGACTCTGAATATTTTAGTGATTTAGATGTAATTGATGTACAAA gagaAGCAAATAAACAATTAGCAGATTATAAATTTAAGTTACAAAAAGCTGAGCAAGATATTGCAACTTTACAAGGAACTGTTGCTCGTTTAGAAACACAAGTTGTAAGGTATCGTGCTGAAGCTGAAGCGTCAGAACGAGCTGAAGAtgaattaaaaacagaaaaaagaaaattacagaGAGAG GCTCGCGAATCACAAAATCGAGTCGAAGAATTAGAGACTGCCAACAGCCATTTACAAAAACGTTTAGATAAATTGAAGAATGCCAAATCAACATTATTAAAAGAACTTTGA